A section of the Mergibacter septicus genome encodes:
- the bcp gene encoding thioredoxin-dependent thiol peroxidase, producing the protein MQRLTVGDLAPDFTLLDQDQTPVHLKDILQQGKKVLVYFYPKALTPGCTVQACAIRDYKAEFDQRGVVVLGISPDLPSKLSSFTEKKTLNFTLLSDPDHQVAEAFGVWGEKKFMGKTYDGIHRVSFLINANGEVEQVFEKFKTKDHHQLVLDFLTRQ; encoded by the coding sequence ATGCAAAGATTAACAGTTGGTGATCTTGCACCAGATTTTACTTTATTAGATCAAGATCAAACCCCAGTACACTTAAAAGATATCTTACAACAAGGTAAAAAAGTGCTGGTCTATTTTTATCCTAAAGCATTAACGCCGGGTTGTACTGTACAGGCTTGTGCGATTCGAGATTATAAAGCAGAATTTGATCAGCGAGGTGTGGTGGTTTTAGGAATTAGCCCTGATTTACCTTCAAAATTAAGTAGTTTTACTGAGAAGAAAACACTTAATTTTACGTTACTTTCAGATCCAGACCATCAAGTCGCCGAGGCTTTTGGTGTTTGGGGAGAAAAGAAATTTATGGGGAAAACTTATGATGGTATTCATCGTGTTAGTTTTCTGATTAATGCTAATGGTGAGGTTGAACAGGTATTTGAAAAATTTAAAACGAAGGATCACCATCAGCTTGTATTAGATTTTTTAACTAGACAATAA
- the tmk gene encoding dTMP kinase, whose amino-acid sequence MELGKFIVLEGLEGAGKTTAHQTVVNTLKKYGIEDVCFTREPGGTPLAEKLRTLIKHGDPNEPVTDMAELLMLYAARVQLVENVIKPALQAGRWVIGDRHDLSSQAYQGGGRQIDQQLLTTLKQTVLGDFEPDLTLYLDLDPQIGLTRAKNRGELDRIEQQQLTFFQRTRQRYLELVSNNPKCVTIQAEKPLEQVSNQIEDALTKWLKKVGKVAK is encoded by the coding sequence ATGGAATTAGGGAAATTTATCGTTCTGGAAGGGCTTGAAGGTGCAGGTAAGACCACCGCCCACCAAACCGTTGTCAATACACTTAAAAAATACGGCATTGAAGACGTCTGCTTTACACGAGAACCCGGTGGAACACCATTAGCAGAGAAACTCCGTACTCTAATCAAACACGGCGATCCTAACGAACCAGTAACAGATATGGCGGAATTATTAATGCTATATGCAGCAAGAGTACAGCTAGTAGAGAACGTGATTAAACCTGCATTGCAAGCTGGTCGTTGGGTAATAGGCGATCGCCACGATCTTTCTTCTCAAGCCTATCAAGGTGGTGGTCGCCAGATAGATCAACAACTTCTAACCACCCTCAAACAAACGGTTCTTGGTGATTTTGAACCTGATCTGACACTTTACCTCGATCTCGATCCACAAATTGGTTTAACACGTGCAAAAAACCGTGGTGAACTTGATCGTATTGAACAACAACAATTAACCTTTTTTCAACGTACTCGCCAACGTTACTTAGAATTAGTTAGCAATAACCCTAAATGTGTTACTATTCAAGCTGAAAAACCATTAGAACAAGTCAGCAACCAAATTGAAGATGCACTCACTAAATGGTTAAAAAAAGTAGGAAAAGTCGCAAAATAA
- the dapA gene encoding 4-hydroxy-tetrahydrodipicolinate synthase, whose amino-acid sequence MADQKPLFSGSIVALVTPFDKSGEVNFGQLKKLVNYHIENGTDAIVSVGTTGESATLSIEENIKTILKTVEFADGRIPVIAGTGANATSEAITMTKLLNNSGVAGCLSVVPYYNKPTQEGMYQHFKAIAECTTIPQILYNVPGRTGSDLLPETIGRLAQIDNIVGIKEATGDVSRVQKIKALAGKDFIVLSGDDATALDAIKAGGEGVISVTNNIAASDMAEMCHAALAGDFAKAEQINQRLMTLHRHLFVESNPIPVKWACYRLGLIDEPTLRLPLTLLSESAQAIVENALVAAKLL is encoded by the coding sequence ATGGCAGACCAAAAACCCCTATTTTCTGGAAGTATCGTTGCATTAGTGACACCATTTGATAAATCAGGAGAAGTCAATTTTGGGCAACTTAAAAAATTAGTTAATTATCATATCGAAAATGGCACAGATGCGATTGTTTCAGTCGGTACTACTGGGGAATCAGCAACATTAAGTATTGAAGAAAATATTAAAACTATTTTGAAAACCGTAGAATTTGCTGATGGGCGTATTCCTGTTATTGCAGGTACGGGGGCAAATGCGACTAGTGAAGCCATAACAATGACGAAATTGCTTAATAATAGTGGCGTTGCAGGTTGCCTCAGTGTTGTACCTTACTACAACAAACCTACCCAAGAAGGTATGTACCAACATTTTAAAGCAATCGCTGAATGTACAACCATTCCACAAATTTTATATAACGTACCCGGTCGAACTGGCAGTGATCTTCTCCCTGAAACAATCGGACGTTTAGCGCAAATTGACAATATTGTCGGCATTAAAGAAGCGACTGGTGATGTTAGCCGTGTACAAAAAATTAAAGCACTCGCAGGAAAAGATTTCATTGTATTAAGTGGTGATGATGCAACAGCTTTAGATGCCATTAAAGCTGGAGGGGAAGGGGTAATTTCAGTCACAAATAATATTGCCGCTAGCGATATGGCAGAAATGTGCCACGCCGCATTAGCTGGTGATTTTGCCAAAGCAGAACAGATTAACCAACGTCTAATGACTTTACATCGCCATCTTTTTGTTGAATCAAACCCTATTCCAGTAAAATGGGCGTGCTACCGTTTAGGTTTAATTGATGAACCTACTCTACGCCTACCACTGACACTGTTAAGTGAATCTGCTCAAGCCATTGTTGAAAACGCCTTAGTAGCGGCAAAACTCCTCTAA
- the trxA gene encoding thioredoxin — protein sequence MNMSDKIIYTSDAKFDDDVIKSDIPVLLDLWAPWCGPCRAIAPILDDLAEEFNGKVKIVKLNIDENQKTPASLGVRSIPTLIVFKDGKAVATQVGALPKAQLTAFIEKSI from the coding sequence ATGAATATGAGTGATAAAATTATCTATACATCTGATGCAAAATTTGATGATGACGTTATTAAATCTGATATTCCAGTTTTATTAGATCTTTGGGCACCGTGGTGTGGACCTTGTCGTGCAATCGCACCTATCTTAGACGACTTAGCAGAAGAATTTAACGGAAAGGTAAAAATCGTTAAATTAAACATTGATGAAAACCAAAAAACCCCTGCAAGCTTAGGTGTGCGTAGCATTCCAACCCTTATTGTTTTTAAAGATGGCAAAGCTGTCGCTACCCAAGTAGGTGCATTACCTAAGGCACAATTAACCGCCTTTATTGAGAAATCGATCTAA
- the recC gene encoding exodeoxyribonuclease V subunit gamma — MFRLYYSNYLETQKEILFHLIQQQPLKDPFAKEVILVQSQGMGQWLQLQFAQQQGIVANLEFLMPASFIWRCYSGIDPLVKDNFASVDQFQKELISWRLMRLIPQHLEKIEFAGLRSYLVAEKSEANQIHLLDQEKLFQLANKIADLFVQYLVYRLDWISLWEESEEQQLIQQLHHQLGENKNPIFNQNIENDVRWQAILWRSLVEDIRQQYSYQSGVEQTRVWHRANLQQHYLQQLVDRKNEALIKQSLPQRVFVFGISALPQIFLETLRQLGEYIEVHLFFNSPSPYYWGDIVDPHYLNKLRSSQLNRFRPEQLHRLEQQEYEISTFNEQLQVGHPLLSAWGKLGRDFLYLLAETDVNGIEGYAPPSGDTLLSQLKRQIYNLSATPQEQQLFFSPADKSISFHACHSAMREVEVLHDHLLQLFEQDPTLTPRDIIVMVPDIDYYTPYIQAVFSQYQARLNDKRAIPYAISDRKLTESDLVISAFLQLFSLGESEFNAEEILELLDIEPIRMNFGIDGQDIDRLRNWLDLTGIRFGLDKFETNQPPNYNSWQNGLERMLLGYAMREQQGIWQDTLAFDFSTGLQAKLAGNLYHFISVLKQWRQVLLQPLTALQWQDEIFTMLNQFFVESSKNEALAEVKLFIRENVLAVLQQAEQTNYQQPLSANVIQQLLANKLNEQVNNHHFLMGKVNFCTLMPMRAIPFKVICLLGMNDGDFPRQVLPNSFDLMQYLPRKGDRSRREDDSYLFLEALLSAQERLYISYIGRSITNNTEKEPAVPVSRLLDYLTDNIQSEQSVRTQLLTIYPMTVFSPNNFIQPHFSYAKEWLLPQQKNQLADFVQPIAEENCSQVEITLDQLIAFVCSPISYFFEQRLGVSFYQREQELAGNEYFHLDTLVNYWLTEELLDNPQQWQYFAENAEHKGMLPRGGFTEVAKQRLYSEIDPLLVAIQPYRSQTISSVDVNLIFDNLDSYVQLSGRLTSLFNHKQVYWRAGKIRERDQLSCWIKYLVYICQNAVTATNIAIPTPLFIGREKDKVVYFEFKAIEPKQAKEQLEIYLHAYLQAQKQLPLIPTYELAHYHKLVEKESSSDYEWSSYLSTQTEDHRSGIYWQRTLQQTQQPDTEYFKQLFTSWFALMLDKKK; from the coding sequence GTGTTTCGTCTTTACTACTCAAATTATTTAGAAACTCAGAAAGAGATATTGTTCCATCTCATTCAACAACAACCATTAAAAGATCCTTTTGCCAAAGAAGTTATTTTGGTTCAGAGTCAAGGTATGGGGCAATGGTTACAGTTACAGTTTGCACAACAGCAAGGAATAGTTGCCAATCTTGAATTTTTGATGCCAGCGAGTTTTATTTGGCGATGTTATAGTGGCATTGATCCGTTGGTAAAAGATAATTTTGCATCAGTAGATCAATTTCAAAAAGAATTAATTAGTTGGCGTTTGATGCGTTTAATTCCGCAACATTTAGAAAAGATCGAGTTTGCGGGATTACGATCTTATTTGGTGGCAGAGAAATCAGAAGCAAATCAAATTCATTTACTTGATCAAGAGAAGTTATTTCAATTAGCCAATAAAATTGCCGATCTTTTTGTACAATATTTGGTGTACAGATTGGATTGGATTAGTTTATGGGAAGAGAGTGAAGAGCAACAGTTAATTCAACAGTTACATCATCAATTAGGTGAGAACAAAAATCCTATCTTTAATCAAAATATTGAGAATGATGTACGTTGGCAAGCGATTTTATGGCGTAGTTTGGTTGAAGATATTCGACAACAATATTCATATCAAAGCGGTGTTGAACAAACAAGGGTATGGCATCGGGCAAATTTACAACAACATTATTTACAACAATTAGTAGATCGGAAAAATGAGGCTTTAATTAAACAAAGTTTACCACAGCGTGTTTTTGTTTTTGGTATTTCCGCATTGCCACAAATCTTTTTAGAAACTTTGCGTCAACTAGGTGAATATATTGAGGTTCATCTTTTTTTCAATAGCCCTAGCCCTTATTATTGGGGGGATATTGTTGATCCCCATTATTTGAATAAGTTACGGAGTAGTCAATTAAATAGATTTCGCCCTGAACAGTTACACCGTTTAGAACAACAAGAATATGAGATTTCTACATTTAATGAACAATTACAAGTTGGGCACCCATTATTATCCGCTTGGGGTAAATTAGGGCGAGATTTCTTATATTTATTAGCAGAGACAGATGTAAATGGCATAGAAGGGTATGCACCACCAAGTGGTGATACTTTATTAAGCCAACTGAAACGGCAAATTTATAATTTGTCTGCAACGCCACAGGAGCAACAACTCTTTTTTAGTCCAGCGGATAAGTCAATTAGTTTTCATGCTTGTCATTCGGCAATGCGAGAAGTCGAAGTTTTACACGATCATTTATTACAGTTATTTGAACAAGATCCAACTTTAACGCCAAGAGATATTATTGTAATGGTGCCAGATATTGATTATTACACGCCTTATATTCAGGCGGTATTTTCACAATATCAGGCTAGGTTGAATGATAAACGGGCTATCCCGTATGCCATTTCTGATCGGAAATTAACTGAAAGTGATTTGGTGATTTCTGCATTTTTACAGCTATTTTCCTTAGGAGAAAGTGAATTTAATGCTGAAGAAATTTTAGAATTGTTGGATATTGAACCTATCAGAATGAATTTTGGAATTGATGGGCAGGATATTGATAGGCTTCGTAACTGGCTAGATTTAACAGGGATTCGTTTTGGTTTAGATAAGTTTGAAACTAACCAACCGCCTAATTATAACTCTTGGCAGAATGGTTTAGAGCGAATGCTACTTGGTTATGCGATGCGAGAGCAACAAGGTATTTGGCAAGATACACTAGCTTTTGATTTTAGTACAGGCTTGCAGGCTAAGTTAGCTGGTAATTTATATCATTTTATCAGCGTATTAAAACAATGGCGGCAAGTGCTATTGCAACCACTTACGGCTTTGCAGTGGCAAGATGAAATTTTCACTATGCTGAATCAATTTTTTGTTGAATCAAGTAAGAATGAGGCGTTAGCTGAGGTTAAATTGTTTATCCGTGAGAATGTATTAGCGGTTTTACAACAAGCGGAACAGACCAATTATCAGCAACCATTATCAGCGAATGTAATACAACAATTACTTGCGAATAAATTAAATGAACAGGTAAATAATCACCATTTTTTAATGGGAAAAGTCAATTTTTGTACCTTGATGCCAATGCGTGCAATTCCCTTTAAAGTAATCTGTTTGTTAGGAATGAATGATGGTGATTTTCCACGTCAGGTTCTACCAAATAGTTTTGATTTGATGCAATACCTGCCACGTAAAGGTGATCGTTCTCGCCGAGAAGATGATAGTTATCTTTTTCTTGAAGCGTTGTTATCCGCACAAGAACGTTTGTATATTAGTTATATTGGACGTTCTATAACAAATAATACAGAAAAAGAACCTGCAGTACCTGTTAGTCGGTTATTAGATTATTTGACAGATAATATTCAGAGTGAGCAGTCAGTAAGAACACAATTATTAACAATTTATCCAATGACGGTTTTTAGTCCGAATAATTTTATCCAACCGCATTTTTCCTATGCAAAAGAGTGGTTATTACCACAGCAAAAAAATCAATTAGCAGATTTTGTTCAACCTATTGCGGAAGAAAATTGTTCACAAGTCGAGATCACTCTCGATCAATTAATCGCATTTGTTTGTTCTCCCATCAGTTATTTTTTTGAACAAAGATTAGGGGTGTCATTTTATCAACGGGAGCAAGAGTTAGCAGGTAACGAGTATTTTCATCTTGATACATTGGTTAATTATTGGTTGACAGAAGAATTGCTGGATAATCCTCAGCAATGGCAATATTTTGCCGAGAATGCAGAGCATAAAGGAATGTTACCACGAGGTGGTTTTACCGAGGTGGCAAAACAGCGGTTATATAGCGAGATTGATCCTTTATTAGTAGCGATACAGCCTTATCGTTCTCAAACTATTTCTAGCGTAGATGTTAACTTAATTTTTGATAATCTGGATTCATATGTTCAGTTAAGTGGTCGTTTAACTTCACTTTTTAATCATAAGCAAGTTTATTGGCGAGCAGGGAAAATAAGAGAACGAGATCAATTAAGTTGTTGGATTAAGTATCTTGTTTATATTTGTCAAAATGCGGTAACGGCAACAAATATCGCAATACCCACCCCACTTTTTATTGGTAGAGAGAAAGATAAAGTCGTTTATTTTGAATTTAAGGCGATTGAACCAAAGCAAGCAAAAGAGCAACTCGAGATTTATTTGCACGCTTATTTGCAAGCACAAAAACAGCTACCATTAATTCCAACCTATGAGTTGGCTCATTATCATAAGTTAGTAGAAAAAGAATCTAGTAGTGATTATGAGTGGTCAAGCTATCTTTCTACTCAAACTGAAGATCATCGTAGTGGTATTTATTGGCAACGCACTTTACAGCAAACTCAACAACCCGATACGGAATATTTTAAACAACTTTTTACCAGTTGGTTTGCTTTAATGCTAGATAAGAAAAAATAA
- the mltG gene encoding endolytic transglycosylase MltG — translation MKKILGIVFLSIILIITCLTGGFFWLEQQFKRLLAEPITATPQQLIEIKRGTTPKAFTQQLVSEKIVSNSTLLPWLLKRYPQYSLKAGTYSLENLQSLQQLLERIHSGKEVQLTFQMVEGTTTKQWLNKLKNSPYLRQTLTDKSESEIYNLLNLPKTADPQQQKIEGWLYPDTYHYSPNSTDLALLQRASQHMQTRLAEIWQEREADLPLKTPYQLLILASIVEKETGINAERPTIASVFINRLKRGMKLQTDPTVIYGMGDNYQGNLRKKDLTTPTEYNTYVIEGLPPTPIAMPSEASLLAVAHPANTDYLYFVANGSGGHTFSKTLREHNQAVQRYLRWYRSQK, via the coding sequence ATGAAAAAAATCTTAGGTATTGTTTTTCTAAGTATCATCTTGATCATCACCTGTCTTACAGGCGGTTTTTTTTGGTTAGAACAACAATTTAAACGCTTATTAGCAGAACCTATTACCGCTACTCCACAACAATTAATTGAGATCAAACGTGGTACCACCCCTAAAGCGTTTACCCAACAATTAGTTAGCGAAAAAATTGTTTCGAATTCAACGCTCTTACCGTGGTTATTAAAACGTTATCCGCAGTATAGTCTCAAAGCAGGAACATATTCTCTGGAAAATCTACAGTCATTACAACAACTCTTAGAACGGATTCATAGTGGAAAAGAAGTACAACTAACTTTTCAAATGGTTGAAGGCACAACCACAAAACAATGGTTAAATAAATTAAAAAATAGTCCTTATTTACGCCAGACGCTAACCGATAAGAGTGAAAGTGAAATTTATAATTTATTAAACTTACCAAAAACCGCTGATCCGCAACAGCAAAAAATTGAAGGTTGGCTCTATCCAGATACTTATCATTATAGCCCTAACTCAACGGATTTAGCGTTATTACAACGAGCTAGCCAACATATGCAAACGAGATTAGCGGAAATTTGGCAAGAAAGAGAGGCTGATCTACCACTGAAAACGCCTTATCAACTCTTAATCTTAGCCTCTATTGTTGAAAAAGAAACAGGGATCAATGCCGAACGCCCAACTATCGCTTCTGTTTTTATTAATCGTTTAAAGCGAGGAATGAAATTACAAACCGATCCAACCGTTATTTACGGTATGGGGGATAATTATCAAGGCAATCTGCGGAAAAAGGATCTCACGACGCCAACGGAATATAATACTTATGTGATTGAGGGATTGCCCCCAACTCCAATTGCAATGCCAAGTGAAGCCTCTCTCTTAGCAGTGGCTCACCCTGCTAACACGGATTATCTTTACTTTGTCGCAAATGGCAGTGGCGGGCATACTTTCAGTAAAACGTTGAGAGAACATAATCAAGCGGTACAACGCTATTTACGTTGGTATCGCAGTCAAAAATAA
- the holB gene encoding DNA polymerase III subunit delta', with the protein MIDLYPWQQTLYQKILDTFLQGRGHHALLFKTETGIGAEALLQQLAAWLLCQKPQANTICHQCQSCHLFLQHHHPDFYLLQPLETKTIGVEQVREINEKLYQHSHLGGNKVVWLQGLEKLSEAGANALLKTLEEPVSGCYFLLQADLAYPILPTIYSRCQSYTLSTPNPQTSMEWLQQQGLSQTPAQLNTALRINQFRPLTTLHFIQQNQLEKRLHFLRQFWLFTQKKNLNLLLPHFEIELILTQLDWIIAFLSDALKARLGINQGWICADLASGVVKLSQGYHQQKLLRAVEIAQQMRTELVNINAVNQELILIDGLTKLLMEIFNE; encoded by the coding sequence ATGATTGATCTCTATCCTTGGCAACAGACGCTATATCAAAAAATCCTAGATACCTTTCTCCAAGGGCGAGGACATCATGCCTTATTATTTAAAACCGAAACAGGTATAGGAGCAGAAGCCTTACTTCAACAGCTTGCAGCTTGGTTGCTCTGTCAAAAGCCACAAGCAAATACCATCTGCCATCAGTGCCAAAGTTGCCATTTATTTCTTCAACACCACCACCCTGATTTTTATCTTTTACAACCATTGGAAACGAAAACCATTGGAGTAGAACAGGTTCGAGAAATTAATGAGAAACTTTACCAACATTCACATCTAGGCGGAAATAAAGTTGTTTGGTTGCAAGGCTTAGAAAAGCTCAGTGAAGCTGGTGCTAATGCCCTCTTGAAAACCCTTGAAGAACCCGTTTCTGGTTGTTATTTCTTATTACAAGCAGATCTTGCTTATCCTATCCTACCAACCATCTATAGTCGTTGCCAAAGTTACACTCTATCAACCCCAAATCCGCAAACCTCGATGGAATGGTTACAACAACAAGGTTTATCCCAAACGCCAGCACAACTTAACACAGCATTGCGGATCAACCAATTTCGTCCATTAACTACTTTACACTTTATACAACAAAACCAGTTAGAAAAACGACTTCATTTTTTACGCCAATTTTGGTTATTTACACAGAAGAAAAACCTTAATCTACTGCTTCCTCATTTTGAAATAGAGCTGATCCTCACTCAATTAGATTGGATCATTGCCTTTTTAAGTGATGCTTTAAAAGCAAGATTAGGTATCAATCAAGGGTGGATTTGTGCCGATTTGGCATCAGGTGTAGTAAAATTAAGTCAAGGTTACCACCAACAAAAATTATTACGAGCAGTCGAGATCGCCCAACAAATGCGTACCGAGCTCGTCAATATCAATGCCGTTAATCAAGAACTCATTTTAATTGACGGCCTCACTAAACTACTTATGGAAATATTTAATGAATAA
- a CDS encoding TatD family hydrolase produces MNKFFLVDSHCHLDALDYENLHQNLDDVIEKAKQRGVQHLLSIGVTLSRFRQLRQQLNNHPEVSLSCGVHPLDLDDEPFDPISLEQLAQDPKVVAIGEIGLDYYYSQENKTQQQDAFAQQIEIANRLHKPVIIHTRSAREDTIQILKDNHAERCGGVIHCFTENQWFAEQALDLGFYISVSGIITFKNAEEIRQVIRNVPLDRLLVETDSPYLAPVPYRGKQNQPAYVREVCEYVASLKGITLEEMAKITTENAVKLFKLPLA; encoded by the coding sequence ATGAATAAATTCTTTCTTGTTGATTCTCACTGTCATCTTGATGCGTTAGATTATGAAAATTTACATCAAAATCTTGATGATGTTATCGAAAAAGCCAAACAACGTGGGGTACAACACCTTCTCAGTATTGGAGTTACCTTAAGCCGTTTTCGTCAATTACGACAACAACTGAATAACCACCCTGAAGTCTCTCTTTCCTGTGGTGTTCACCCTTTAGACTTAGATGATGAACCGTTTGATCCTATTTCATTAGAACAACTGGCACAAGATCCGAAAGTGGTTGCGATTGGAGAAATTGGTTTAGATTACTATTACAGCCAAGAAAATAAAACACAACAGCAAGACGCTTTCGCACAACAAATTGAAATCGCCAACCGACTGCATAAACCAGTGATTATTCACACACGTTCAGCCCGAGAAGACACCATTCAAATCTTAAAAGATAACCACGCCGAACGTTGCGGTGGTGTAATTCACTGCTTTACAGAAAATCAATGGTTTGCCGAACAAGCCCTTGATCTCGGTTTTTATATCTCTGTTTCAGGGATTATTACTTTTAAAAATGCAGAAGAAATTCGCCAAGTTATTCGCAATGTCCCACTAGATCGTCTATTAGTCGAAACTGATTCTCCTTATCTTGCCCCTGTTCCATATCGTGGTAAGCAAAATCAGCCTGCTTATGTACGGGAAGTTTGCGAATATGTCGCTAGTCTAAAAGGCATTACATTGGAAGAAATGGCTAAAATTACCACCGAAAATGCAGTGAAATTATTTAAATTACCATTAGCTTAA
- a CDS encoding DUF5374 domain-containing protein, with protein MIFNFYQNGSSSVSILLAISLFSFLCLSVQQGLNVQQQQASEIYQRYQAIQIAENQLNRQYLGLECENQRIQNGIRFQISCDQQVTVTYPLGVIKVR; from the coding sequence GTGATTTTTAATTTTTATCAAAATGGTAGCAGTAGTGTATCGATCTTATTAGCGATCTCATTATTTTCATTTTTGTGTTTGAGTGTACAACAGGGATTGAATGTACAGCAGCAACAAGCCAGTGAAATTTATCAACGTTATCAGGCGATTCAGATTGCTGAAAATCAGTTAAACCGACAGTATTTAGGGTTAGAGTGTGAAAATCAACGTATACAGAATGGGATTCGTTTTCAGATTAGTTGTGATCAGCAGGTTACGGTAACTTACCCTTTAGGTGTGATTAAGGTACGGTAG
- a CDS encoding DUF1523 family protein, with the protein MQQPSTFRLYLKRFFLLFALCFYITLGFGINYIFPSYNITQITGVEVKRVDKDGPISKANPADGPTRDVYYIYTQNPNTNDVVVYRNEDTRWGFPFYFKFDSANLQAQAQGFANEKQWVQVKYYGWRLTLIDEFPNITTLKAVNSDTTPSHPIVSYILYIILLILFFFTVQFIRGWYDSEKQ; encoded by the coding sequence ATGCAACAACCATCAACATTTCGCTTATATCTAAAACGTTTTTTCCTACTTTTTGCCCTTTGTTTCTATATAACCCTTGGGTTTGGAATTAACTATATTTTTCCAAGCTATAACATCACCCAAATTACAGGCGTAGAAGTAAAACGAGTTGATAAAGACGGTCCCATTAGTAAAGCTAACCCTGCAGATGGTCCAACTCGTGATGTCTATTACATCTATACCCAAAACCCAAATACAAACGATGTTGTGGTCTATCGCAACGAAGATACTCGCTGGGGCTTTCCATTCTACTTCAAATTTGATTCCGCTAATTTACAGGCTCAAGCCCAAGGATTTGCTAACGAAAAACAATGGGTACAAGTCAAATATTACGGTTGGCGTTTAACATTAATCGATGAATTTCCAAATATTACAACGCTAAAAGCGGTTAATTCTGATACCACCCCATCACACCCAATCGTTAGCTATATACTCTATATCATCTTATTAATTTTATTCTTCTTCACCGTCCAATTTATCCGTGGGTGGTATGATAGTGAAAAGCAGTAA
- a CDS encoding methionine biosynthesis PLP-dependent protein, producing MTQQHTTYTIDTLLAQLGNRTDDRTGAVSTPIYLSTAYRHHGIGESTGYDYTRTKNPTRTVLEQGIAALEKGDQGFACASGMAAIQLVMSLFKAPDEWIISRDVYGGTYRLLDFCCKNNHGVKPVYVNTASLPAIEQAITSNTKAIFIETPSNPLMEECDIAAIAKLAKAKGLLLIVDNTFLTPVLCRPLELGADIVLHSATKYLSGHNDVLAGLVVAKGAELCERLFYIQNGAGAVLSPFDAFLAIRGLKTLSLRMERHQQNAKILAEFLAQQVEIESVLYPNKGGMISFRLQQEQWVNPFLKALKLITFAESLGGTESFITYPATQTHMDIPVQERLARGICNRLLRFSVGLENVEDLKADLTQALQQASQA from the coding sequence ATGACACAACAACATACTACTTACACAATTGATACTCTCCTCGCTCAACTGGGTAATCGTACTGATGACCGTACAGGGGCAGTTTCAACCCCGATTTATCTCTCCACAGCTTATCGACACCATGGCATTGGTGAATCCACTGGTTATGATTACACTCGCACCAAAAACCCTACTCGCACCGTTTTAGAACAAGGGATTGCCGCTTTAGAAAAAGGTGATCAAGGCTTTGCCTGTGCTTCTGGTATGGCAGCAATTCAGCTAGTTATGTCGCTTTTTAAAGCACCTGATGAATGGATTATTTCAAGAGATGTCTATGGTGGAACTTATCGCTTACTCGATTTTTGCTGTAAAAACAACCACGGTGTTAAACCTGTCTATGTAAATACGGCTTCTTTACCCGCAATTGAACAAGCTATCACCTCAAATACCAAAGCTATTTTTATTGAAACACCTTCTAATCCATTAATGGAAGAATGTGATATTGCTGCTATTGCTAAACTTGCGAAAGCAAAGGGGCTACTCCTCATCGTTGACAATACATTTTTAACCCCAGTTTTATGCCGACCATTAGAACTAGGTGCAGATATTGTCCTCCATAGTGCGACAAAATACCTCTCAGGGCATAATGATGTATTAGCCGGCTTAGTAGTGGCTAAAGGTGCTGAACTGTGTGAACGCTTATTCTATATTCAAAACGGTGCTGGGGCTGTTTTATCTCCTTTTGATGCTTTTCTGGCTATCCGTGGTTTAAAAACGCTTAGCTTAAGAATGGAACGACACCAGCAAAATGCCAAAATCCTTGCCGAATTTTTAGCTCAACAAGTAGAAATTGAAAGTGTGTTATATCCTAATAAAGGCGGTATGATCTCTTTTCGTTTACAACAAGAACAGTGGGTTAATCCTTTCTTAAAAGCCTTAAAATTAATCACTTTTGCTGAAAGTTTAGGTGGAACAGAAAGTTTTATCACCTACCCTGCAACACAAACTCATATGGATATTCCAGTACAAGAACGATTAGCTCGTGGGATTTGTAACCGATTATTACGTTTTTCTGTCGGTTTAGAAAATGTCGAAGATCTCAAAGCCGACTTAACTCAAGCATTACAACAAGCCAGCCAAGCGTAA